A single region of the Candidatus Poribacteria bacterium genome encodes:
- a CDS encoding TauD/TfdA family dioxygenase, translated as MDFQTRPLSENFGSEVLSVDLTQIDEDMAEAILLAVQKHALLLFRRQSLHDDDIYRLSSALGPVEEPPAAKDNHSPGFKSVIYLANINYPTLSRRGFLPLPKV; from the coding sequence ATGGACTTTCAAACCAGACCCTTATCAGAAAACTTCGGTTCTGAAGTCCTGAGCGTAGACCTAACGCAGATCGATGAGGATATGGCGGAAGCCATCTTATTGGCTGTCCAGAAGCATGCACTTCTTCTCTTTCGCCGACAGTCCCTTCACGACGATGACATCTACCGACTCAGCAGTGCACTGGGACCTGTTGAAGAACCTCCCGCCGCCAAAGACAACCACAGTCCGGGTTTCAAGTCTGTTATCTACCTCGCTAACATCAATTATCCGACTCTCAGTAGGCGAGGTTTTCTACCTCTGCCGAAAGTTTGA
- a CDS encoding mandelate racemase/muconate lactonizing enzyme family protein has translation MPNYPTGIKITKVEQVTVEIDQPAIGCNSRATEIQQPDPDGKWNERIIRIHTNDGTLGWGTGSWGTTTAENAEGVLNQNPFDLLNPEDGVVEEFRGLENALWDTIGKILEKPAYQLIGGDVFSNGLPAYDSTIYFNDLLYETKAEGLQRIENDVKSSLANGFTACKMKIGRGSYLMERKAGLQRDIELVQLARSTAGDGFNILVDANNGYTYDEVITFLNETSNCDVFWIEEMFEEEVELYRNLKAFIQEKGLKTFIADGETRTRDPLEFYDPFFEAGVIDVIQHDMKGLGVTGWRRLADMAAAHGVRCAPHNWGSLLGFYLSLQFGKTIPHFLYGEVATLTSDVIDTSNYAFTGGTFTVPDTPGLGLELNEDVYDDRYAGKEDWQIG, from the coding sequence ATGCCAAATTATCCGACGGGTATCAAGATTACCAAAGTTGAACAGGTTACGGTCGAAATCGATCAACCTGCGATTGGTTGTAACTCCCGCGCAACGGAGATTCAGCAACCTGACCCGGATGGGAAATGGAACGAACGTATTATTCGCATCCATACCAACGATGGCACACTCGGTTGGGGAACTGGCAGTTGGGGAACAACAACCGCTGAAAATGCGGAAGGTGTTCTCAATCAAAACCCGTTTGACCTCTTAAACCCTGAAGACGGGGTTGTTGAGGAATTTCGCGGGCTTGAAAATGCCCTCTGGGATACAATCGGCAAAATTCTTGAGAAACCAGCCTATCAGCTCATTGGTGGCGATGTTTTTTCAAACGGATTGCCCGCATACGATAGCACCATCTATTTCAACGATCTCCTGTATGAGACAAAAGCCGAAGGGCTTCAACGAATCGAGAATGATGTTAAAAGCAGTCTCGCCAACGGGTTTACCGCATGCAAAATGAAAATCGGACGCGGTAGTTATCTCATGGAACGCAAGGCGGGACTGCAACGAGACATAGAACTCGTTCAACTTGCCCGTAGCACAGCAGGCGACGGTTTCAATATTCTCGTCGATGCAAACAACGGCTACACCTACGATGAAGTCATCACTTTTCTGAACGAGACAAGTAATTGTGATGTCTTTTGGATAGAAGAGATGTTTGAGGAAGAAGTTGAATTGTACCGAAACCTCAAAGCCTTCATCCAAGAAAAGGGATTGAAAACCTTCATCGCCGATGGCGAAACCCGAACGCGGGACCCCCTTGAATTCTATGATCCGTTCTTTGAAGCGGGTGTTATTGATGTCATTCAGCACGATATGAAAGGACTCGGTGTTACTGGCTGGCGGCGACTTGCTGATATGGCTGCCGCACACGGTGTCCGGTGCGCACCCCATAACTGGGGTTCTCTGCTCGGTTTCTACCTCAGTCTCCAATTCGGCAAAACGATTCCCCATTTCCTCTACGGCGAAGTCGCAACCCTCACGAGCGATGTAATTGATACCTCTAACTATGCCTTCACCGGTGGAACGTTCACCGTCCCAGATACCCCCGGACTTGGGTTGGAGCTCAATGAAGATGTGTACGATGATCGCTACGCCGGAAAAGAGGATTGGCAGATCGGTTGA
- a CDS encoding HEAT repeat domain-containing protein has protein sequence MKKLLLILLLIGVVSFGCQQEQVITQLEVGRSKLLNAGLSLEAAQHLERAEQEEDNKVEPRALLVLAYSNAISTGAARTHNVEARYKTERERRVGELGEFEMKKILQILGERHRVQKDAMQVLVDKGAPAVPFLLEDLVKNRYSNVHGDFVQILQEIGSPAINDLLKAAGDNNTPSDVKIQLVRIVGSIGDTSAAAGLEALHNATPDEGVKMEINTALYLLGNMGAEAKIVEGLNDSNPVVRRAAAKSMMFLEEHPTDKLIAALDDSDDTVRLDIAKALQKYPDAGAVDGLVAILTDGSSLNTKQAAIDTLNHYAENGLADGLAGRLIVLLANPEVVDHEDRLRIVQLLKKPALVKQIQEADQYDNLPHKLDVHFRETETNDMVKDALNELLLALE, from the coding sequence ATGAAAAAACTTTTGCTGATATTACTACTTATAGGAGTCGTGAGTTTCGGCTGTCAGCAGGAACAGGTCATCACGCAACTTGAGGTCGGAAGAAGTAAGCTGTTAAATGCAGGGCTCTCGCTGGAGGCAGCCCAACACCTTGAACGTGCTGAACAGGAAGAGGATAACAAAGTTGAACCTCGTGCACTCTTGGTTCTTGCTTATAGCAACGCTATTTCAACGGGCGCGGCAAGAACACATAATGTGGAAGCCAGATACAAAACTGAACGTGAGCGTCGTGTCGGTGAATTGGGCGAATTTGAGATGAAGAAAATCCTGCAGATCCTCGGCGAACGTCATAGGGTACAGAAGGATGCTATGCAGGTACTCGTTGATAAAGGTGCACCAGCTGTGCCTTTCCTTTTGGAGGATCTCGTTAAAAATCGCTATAGCAATGTCCATGGTGACTTCGTTCAAATCTTACAGGAAATCGGCAGCCCCGCTATTAACGACCTCCTGAAGGCTGCTGGCGACAACAACACGCCATCTGATGTGAAGATTCAGCTCGTCCGTATTGTAGGCAGTATAGGCGACACGTCCGCTGCCGCTGGGTTAGAGGCACTCCACAACGCGACCCCTGATGAAGGGGTGAAGATGGAAATTAACACCGCACTCTATCTCCTCGGAAACATGGGTGCCGAAGCAAAAATCGTTGAGGGCTTAAACGATAGTAACCCTGTCGTACGGCGAGCCGCCGCAAAGTCTATGATGTTCCTCGAAGAACACCCGACTGACAAGCTGATTGCTGCGCTTGACGATTCCGATGACACCGTGCGTTTGGACATTGCTAAAGCATTGCAGAAATATCCTGACGCAGGTGCTGTTGACGGTCTCGTCGCAATCCTCACAGACGGCTCAAGCCTCAACACGAAGCAAGCCGCTATTGATACGTTGAACCATTACGCTGAAAATGGACTTGCTGATGGATTAGCTGGACGTTTAATTGTGTTATTAGCCAATCCTGAGGTCGTTGATCATGAAGACAGACTTCGTATCGTTCAACTGCTTAAGAAGCCTGCTTTGGTAAAGCAGATTCAGGAGGCTGATCAATACGATAATCTGCCCCATAAACTTGACGTTCACTTCAGGGAGACCGAGACCAACGATATGGTGAAAGACGCGCTCAATGAACTGCTTCTTGCACTTGAGTAG